One genomic window of Methanobacterium formicicum DSM 3637 includes the following:
- a CDS encoding ATP phosphoribosyltransferase, with protein sequence MEKIILGLPKGSLNNVNRGNTYQLFVDAGYEVRGYEPGKEENEITILNDPEIKGFLTRPQSAPVELNRQILDIAIIGEDWAREESVNVEGKLIRKVGDLDYGQTRLIVAVPNEDPYESLSDFFRANKDRKTPILCFTEYPNLTRQFFMENESYRELFGESKPLVQVRGLWDGDNEMVQIINSDGATEVYIAKGADLIVDNTQTGSSLRKAGLKILETIMESSAGLYAGPSCTQEKAEKAKIIFEQLFGAINARRYFDVKFNIANQRVDDVKDFLLSNEYCSDEPTVVVGSSFSQVNVLIPKNKFPEMLKGIKSFGASAIVRENVKQYVQ encoded by the coding sequence ATGGAAAAAATAATACTAGGACTTCCTAAAGGAAGTTTAAATAATGTTAACAGGGGAAACACATACCAATTATTTGTTGATGCAGGTTATGAGGTTCGTGGATACGAACCCGGTAAGGAAGAAAATGAAATTACCATATTAAATGATCCGGAAATAAAAGGATTCCTAACCAGACCCCAGAGTGCCCCGGTAGAACTTAACCGGCAAATCCTGGACATAGCTATAATCGGGGAAGACTGGGCCAGAGAAGAATCCGTGAATGTGGAAGGAAAACTCATAAGAAAGGTGGGTGATCTGGATTACGGTCAAACCAGGTTGATAGTAGCAGTACCCAATGAAGACCCTTATGAATCTCTTTCAGACTTCTTCAGGGCTAATAAAGATAGAAAAACTCCCATATTATGCTTCACAGAATACCCTAACCTCACCAGACAGTTTTTCATGGAAAATGAGAGTTACCGGGAATTATTCGGGGAAAGCAAACCATTGGTTCAGGTACGTGGTTTGTGGGATGGGGACAATGAAATGGTCCAGATCATCAACTCAGACGGTGCCACCGAAGTTTACATAGCCAAGGGAGCAGATTTGATAGTGGATAATACTCAAACTGGAAGCAGCCTCCGAAAAGCAGGATTGAAGATCCTGGAAACCATAATGGAATCCAGTGCAGGATTATACGCGGGTCCCAGCTGCACACAGGAGAAGGCTGAAAAAGCAAAAATAATATTCGAACAGTTATTTGGTGCAATCAACGCTCGAAGATACTTTGATGTGAAATTCAACATTGCCAACCAGCGGGTGGATGATGTGAAAGACTTCCTCCTCTCCAATGAATACTGTTCTGATGAGCCCACAGTGGTGGTAGGAAGCAGCTTCTCCCAGGTCAACGTCTTAATTCCTAAAAACAAATTCCCTGAAATGTTAAAAGGAATAAAAAGCTTCGGTGCTTCGGCTATTGTCCGTGAAAATGTTAAGCAGTATGTTCAGTAA
- the nikR gene encoding nickel-responsive transcriptional regulator NikR, giving the protein MMRISMSLPKKLLNEFDEVLKDRGYNSRSKGIRDALKDYIVRYQWMRDIEGDRIGIVAVIYDHHYTGVLEDLTDIQHEFRDYINATMHIHMTGKNCLEVIVVKGEAQEIRNLTEKIMRLKGVEHVKLTTAAGGEQ; this is encoded by the coding sequence GTGATGAGAATAAGCATGTCCTTACCGAAGAAATTGTTAAACGAGTTCGACGAAGTTTTAAAAGATAGGGGCTATAATTCCAGATCTAAAGGAATTCGAGATGCCCTGAAGGACTACATAGTACGATACCAGTGGATGAGGGACATAGAAGGGGATAGGATAGGTATAGTGGCTGTTATCTACGACCACCATTATACAGGGGTACTGGAAGACCTGACTGATATTCAGCATGAATTCAGGGACTACATAAACGCCACTATGCACATCCACATGACTGGGAAAAACTGTCTGGAAGTAATAGTGGTTAAAGGAGAAGCCCAGGAAATCAGGAACCTGACTGAAAAGATAATGAGACTAAAAGGTGTGGAACACGTTAAACTGACCACTGCTGCTGGTGGAGAACAATAA